From one Caldithrix abyssi DSM 13497 genomic stretch:
- a CDS encoding sodium:solute symporter family protein, which produces MSSRLALDILPLLVYLILLFRVGLRARRSNADEKEFLLSGRQLTIPAFVATLVTTWYGGILGIGEFVYSSGVSAWLVMGLPYYVFALLFALFLAPRIRKAENVSIPDMMYRMHGKRVGAVSGLFVVLMTSPAPYILMLAVLLKYFLHWPLVPAIVVSAIISVSYVYWGGFRSVVQTDKLQFLFMFGGFLLLVFFLAFKVLPPAHLFERLDAQHLSFKGSLSWQQIVVWFSIASWTFIDPGFHQRCAAARSPQVARRGILISIVFWALFDGLTLLSGLYAFALLPGIEPILAYPALASQYLPPFLRGLFFVGLFATIMSTIDSYTFLSAIGIGRDLIWEMQKKKSADANKQVRFGLIVTGIIAVFMAYSIPSVVELWYSLGSLFIPPLIFPVLGAFWKKLKIPSSYFVTMMVGSFLIGLALFIWGRLQAVDGQAVYPFGVEPFFPAFAFSLAVLLIGKITRNAER; this is translated from the coding sequence TTGAGTAGCAGGCTGGCGCTGGATATTTTACCTCTTTTAGTCTATTTGATTTTGTTGTTTCGCGTCGGTTTGCGCGCGCGGCGCAGCAACGCCGATGAAAAGGAGTTTTTGCTGAGCGGCCGTCAGTTGACCATTCCCGCTTTTGTGGCCACGCTGGTGACCACCTGGTACGGGGGCATCCTGGGGATTGGCGAGTTTGTTTATTCGTCGGGCGTTTCGGCCTGGCTGGTGATGGGCCTGCCGTATTACGTTTTTGCTCTTTTGTTTGCGCTATTTCTTGCCCCGCGGATCAGAAAAGCTGAAAATGTTTCCATTCCCGATATGATGTACCGCATGCACGGTAAGCGGGTGGGGGCGGTCAGCGGCCTGTTTGTGGTGTTAATGACCTCGCCTGCGCCGTACATTTTGATGCTGGCTGTTTTACTGAAGTACTTTTTGCACTGGCCTTTGGTGCCGGCCATCGTGGTTAGCGCCATTATTTCTGTGAGTTATGTTTACTGGGGCGGTTTTCGCTCGGTGGTGCAAACCGACAAACTACAGTTTTTGTTTATGTTTGGCGGATTTTTGTTGTTGGTGTTTTTTCTGGCGTTTAAGGTGCTGCCGCCTGCCCACCTGTTTGAACGGCTTGACGCGCAGCACCTGTCCTTTAAAGGAAGTTTAAGCTGGCAGCAGATCGTGGTGTGGTTTTCTATCGCCAGCTGGACGTTCATCGATCCGGGCTTCCATCAGCGTTGCGCGGCGGCTCGCTCGCCACAAGTGGCCCGGCGCGGCATTTTGATCTCCATTGTATTCTGGGCGTTATTCGATGGCTTAACGCTTTTGAGCGGCCTGTACGCCTTTGCGCTACTGCCGGGTATTGAACCTATTTTAGCCTATCCGGCGCTGGCCAGCCAGTATTTGCCGCCCTTTTTGCGCGGCCTGTTTTTTGTCGGTTTGTTTGCCACCATTATGTCCACCATTGATAGTTACACCTTTTTATCGGCCATCGGCATCGGGCGCGATTTGATCTGGGAAATGCAGAAGAAAAAGTCGGCAGACGCCAATAAACAGGTGCGCTTCGGGTTGATTGTCACAGGGATAATCGCTGTTTTTATGGCTTATTCGATTCCCTCTGTGGTAGAGTTGTGGTACAGCCTGGGCAGTTTATTTATTCCGCCTTTGATTTTTCCCGTGCTTGGCGCCTTCTGGAAAAAGTTAAAGATTCCTTCTTCGTATTTTGTGACCATGATGGTCGGCAGCTTTTTAATCGGGCTGGCGCTCTTTATATGGGGCCGGCTGCAAGCCGTGGACGGCCAGGCCGTCTATCCGTTTGGAGTTGAACCTTTTTTTCCGGCCTTTGCTTTTTCGCTGGCTGTTCTTTTAATCGGAAAAATTACTCGTAACGCAGAGCGTTGA
- a CDS encoding TolC family protein, with product MRHGIRGVTTLIVLILFVSLPEFSRAQETKTVMTLEECIQLALQSNFNLRNSFYMKKAADFDVLKSYRGILPQVSVSVGRGEIETGPSEYLSNEPVGIDPETGNVIYEQRTRKIEKQTRSSSSAGLTVSQTVFDGGIWWNQIRKAKTDREASEYQYENDRNQVIFQVQQAYFDLIKQKKLLDVYEVAIERSRAQLERSQKMYELGATAQVDVYRAKVNLGNDRINYLNQKNIFEEAKKKLNLLMGRDPLTPIDVQPEFRIPGELPELEELFKTAWQHHPLLKKDLLSLQSSALSVKMAKGLNFPRISIYLNYDRFHESAIKVFSDYDQNYQIRYGINLSLNLFNGFSDYADIQKAELNRKMVREQIEEYKRSLKSEIHKTYQNYLSTLEMIKINEENLQAAKEEYRLAQERYNIGAGTQLEVREAQVNLTRAEETLVSTEYNAQLLLAQLDNQLGLSFTKVKEKLQK from the coding sequence ATGAGGCACGGAATTCGTGGCGTTACTACCTTAATCGTACTTATTCTTTTTGTAAGCCTGCCTGAGTTTAGCCGCGCTCAGGAAACCAAAACAGTTATGACGCTGGAAGAATGTATTCAACTGGCATTGCAAAGCAACTTCAATCTGCGCAATTCGTTTTACATGAAAAAAGCAGCCGATTTTGACGTGTTAAAAAGTTACCGCGGCATTTTGCCTCAGGTCAGCGTTTCTGTAGGCAGAGGCGAAATCGAAACCGGGCCTTCAGAATACCTGAGCAACGAGCCGGTAGGCATCGACCCTGAAACAGGCAACGTTATTTACGAACAACGCACGCGTAAAATAGAAAAGCAAACGCGTTCCTCCAGCTCGGCCGGCTTAACCGTTTCGCAAACCGTTTTCGATGGCGGCATCTGGTGGAATCAGATTCGTAAGGCCAAGACCGATCGTGAAGCCAGCGAATACCAGTACGAAAACGATCGCAACCAGGTCATCTTTCAGGTGCAACAGGCCTATTTCGACCTAATCAAACAAAAAAAGCTTCTCGACGTGTACGAAGTAGCCATCGAACGCAGCCGGGCGCAACTGGAACGCTCCCAGAAGATGTACGAGCTGGGCGCCACGGCGCAGGTGGACGTGTACCGGGCTAAGGTAAACCTGGGCAACGATCGCATTAATTATCTCAATCAAAAGAATATTTTCGAAGAAGCGAAAAAGAAACTCAATCTTTTGATGGGACGCGATCCCTTAACGCCCATCGACGTGCAACCAGAGTTCCGCATTCCGGGCGAGCTTCCCGAACTGGAAGAGCTCTTTAAAACGGCCTGGCAACACCATCCCCTGCTAAAAAAGGACTTGCTCAGTTTGCAGTCCAGCGCCCTGTCTGTTAAAATGGCCAAAGGGCTGAACTTCCCGCGCATTTCCATCTATTTAAACTATGATCGTTTTCATGAATCGGCCATTAAGGTCTTTTCCGACTATGACCAGAACTATCAGATTCGCTATGGAATTAATCTTTCGCTCAATCTGTTCAACGGTTTTTCCGATTACGCCGATATTCAAAAAGCCGAGTTAAATCGCAAGATGGTGCGCGAACAAATCGAAGAATACAAGCGCAGCCTGAAATCAGAAATCCACAAAACCTACCAGAACTACCTATCTACACTGGAAATGATTAAAATTAACGAAGAAAATTTACAGGCCGCTAAAGAGGAATATCGCCTGGCGCAGGAACGATACAACATCGGCGCCGGCACGCAGCTGGAGGTGCGCGAGGCTCAGGTCAATTTAACGCGCGCCGAAGAGACCCTGGTCTCCACCGAATACAATGCCCAGCTTTTACTGGCTCAGTTAGACAATCAACTGGGACTCAGCTTCACCAAGGTAAAAGAAAAACTACAAAAATAG
- a CDS encoding ABC transporter permease translates to MLLKENLQIAVDQIRAGAVKSFLTTLGISIGVATVIFIVSILEGYNQSIQKELNVLGANTFQVQREDVFTGIQVGMRKKKHRKRLDKSLARAIRENCSLVQSVGAEIWEHNVSLKYKEKTTNPTIGVAGADPQFFPNNGYMVGEGRALTDDDVRFHRKVIVLGMDVVETLFPFEEPVGKEVKLFGKRFRVIGVLEKMGSSTFGESRDNRVIIPITTFEDNLGKNRSCKITVMVKPGVDMQAAMDQVIGVLRKERKIPPGKENDFSIFTNETLISSFNNIAVQVRGAGILLGLISLLVGSIGVMNIMLVTVTERTREIGIRKAVGARRAVILSQFLIESIVLSSVGGLFGMVAGFVLAAIVGSSLNIPFTIPLWAVFSSLAVTSVVGVLAGLYPASKAAAMDPINALRYE, encoded by the coding sequence ATGTTACTGAAAGAAAACTTACAAATAGCTGTAGATCAAATTCGCGCCGGCGCCGTAAAATCCTTTTTAACGACGCTGGGCATCAGCATTGGCGTGGCCACCGTCATCTTCATCGTTTCCATTCTGGAAGGGTACAACCAATCCATCCAGAAAGAATTAAACGTGCTGGGCGCAAACACTTTTCAGGTGCAACGAGAAGACGTTTTTACCGGCATTCAGGTGGGGATGCGCAAAAAGAAACACCGCAAGCGCCTGGACAAATCGCTGGCCAGAGCCATCCGCGAAAACTGCAGCCTGGTGCAATCGGTGGGCGCCGAAATCTGGGAGCACAACGTTAGTCTTAAATATAAAGAAAAAACCACCAATCCGACCATTGGCGTGGCCGGCGCCGATCCGCAGTTTTTCCCCAATAACGGCTACATGGTCGGCGAGGGGCGCGCCCTGACCGACGACGACGTTCGTTTCCATCGCAAAGTAATCGTTTTGGGGATGGATGTGGTGGAAACCCTCTTCCCCTTTGAAGAGCCCGTCGGCAAAGAAGTCAAGTTGTTCGGCAAGCGATTCAGAGTGATCGGCGTGCTGGAAAAGATGGGCAGCTCCACGTTTGGCGAAAGCCGCGACAACCGCGTGATTATTCCCATTACTACCTTTGAGGACAATCTGGGCAAAAATCGTTCGTGCAAAATCACTGTGATGGTTAAGCCGGGGGTGGATATGCAGGCCGCCATGGATCAGGTGATCGGCGTACTGCGCAAAGAACGCAAAATTCCGCCGGGCAAAGAAAACGACTTTTCCATTTTCACCAACGAAACGTTGATCAGCTCTTTTAACAACATTGCGGTACAGGTACGCGGCGCCGGCATTTTGCTGGGCTTGATTTCTTTACTGGTGGGCAGCATCGGCGTGATGAACATTATGCTGGTAACGGTCACCGAACGTACGCGAGAAATCGGTATTCGTAAGGCCGTGGGCGCGCGCAGGGCGGTTATTCTGTCTCAGTTTTTGATCGAATCCATTGTCTTAAGCAGTGTGGGCGGATTGTTCGGCATGGTCGCCGGATTTGTGCTGGCCGCCATTGTGGGCTCGTCTCTCAATATTCCTTTTACCATTCCGTTGTGGGCTGTTTTTAGCTCGCTGGCCGTAACCTCGGTGGTGGGCGTATTAGCCGGTTTGTACCCGGCTTCCAAAGCGGCCGCCATGGATCCCATCAACGCTCTGCGTTACGAGTAA
- a CDS encoding ABC transporter permease → MANINAFFSHISEYLIMAWQALVSHKLRSFLTTLGILIGVTTIISIWTTIEGLNQYVFGQLSNIGASTVYVQKYPWVIKGDFWKYRNRKPITYKEYQALMEHCTLAEHISPEIFAAKNIRYKSKKFENIFVIGTSEQYAFTANVAPEIGRFLTELDVYNNRYVCVLGREVADRLFDKENPLGKKIFIGDRKYLVVGVLERKGNFFGQSMDNFVIVPFGTFRRVYGGHRELRIALLTKPEKLENMKDQIRSILRRVRKIHPAKEDDFSINQQDMLTDLYKSLTTTLFAIVFVIGGISLVVGGIGIMNIMLVSVAERTREIGVRKAIGATRRNILSQFLFEAIVISSIGGLIGIVLGFIAGSLILAQMNLTGGVSLTSVLIGFGFSGFVGVTAGFYPAYKAARLNPIDSLRYE, encoded by the coding sequence ATGGCAAACATAAACGCTTTCTTTTCACATATTTCCGAATATTTAATCATGGCCTGGCAGGCGCTGGTCAGCCATAAGCTACGCTCATTTTTGACCACGCTGGGCATTTTGATCGGCGTTACCACCATCATTTCCATCTGGACAACCATTGAGGGGCTGAACCAGTACGTATTCGGACAGTTGTCTAACATTGGCGCCAGTACGGTTTACGTACAGAAATATCCCTGGGTTATTAAAGGCGACTTCTGGAAATACCGCAATCGCAAACCCATTACCTACAAAGAATACCAGGCGCTGATGGAACATTGCACCCTGGCCGAGCATATTTCGCCCGAAATTTTTGCAGCCAAAAATATCCGTTACAAAAGCAAAAAGTTCGAGAATATTTTTGTGATCGGCACCAGCGAACAGTACGCCTTTACGGCCAATGTGGCGCCGGAGATCGGACGCTTTTTAACGGAACTGGACGTGTACAACAACCGTTATGTTTGCGTGCTGGGGCGGGAAGTCGCTGATCGCCTGTTCGATAAAGAAAATCCCCTGGGTAAAAAGATTTTTATTGGCGATCGCAAGTACCTGGTGGTGGGCGTGCTGGAGCGTAAGGGCAATTTTTTCGGCCAAAGCATGGATAATTTCGTTATCGTTCCTTTTGGCACGTTCCGGCGGGTGTACGGCGGACACCGGGAGTTGCGCATTGCGCTGCTCACCAAGCCGGAAAAACTGGAAAACATGAAAGATCAAATCCGCAGCATTCTACGCCGCGTGCGCAAAATCCATCCGGCAAAGGAAGATGATTTTTCCATTAACCAGCAAGATATGCTGACCGATCTGTACAAAAGTTTAACCACCACCCTGTTTGCCATCGTATTTGTGATTGGAGGCATCTCTCTGGTTGTGGGCGGTATTGGCATCATGAACATCATGCTGGTCAGCGTGGCCGAGCGCACACGGGAGATCGGCGTTCGAAAAGCCATTGGCGCCACGCGCAGAAACATTTTAAGCCAGTTTTTGTTCGAAGCCATTGTCATTTCGTCCATTGGCGGCTTAATCGGCATTGTGCTGGGCTTTATTGCAGGCAGCCTGATCCTGGCGCAGATGAACCTGACGGGCGGCGTCAGCCTGACATCTGTATTGATCGGTTTTGGCTTTTCGGGTTTTGTGGGGGTAACAGCCGGTTTTTACCCGGCTTACAAGGCTGCCCGTTTAAATCCGATCGATTCATTGCGTTACGAATAA
- a CDS encoding efflux RND transporter periplasmic adaptor subunit, protein MNTKKILIIVGVVLLIALIIVGNLLKKDRGIEVLSEKVTRGTVQQKVTGSGQIRPATEVKVSAQVAGKIIRLHVKEGDHVKKGQLLVELDEEKYRANVERAESQLLAAKANEKKAHSELQRTRQLFKRKLVSTADLEAAEANFEAAMSNRLQAEASLKEAQDALDKTKLYATIEGVVTRVNKEEGEMALGAQFQEDVILVVSDLSVMEAVVEIDENDVVNVELGDSAIVEVDAFPDTTFKGMVTEIAHSAITKGMGTTEQVTNFEVTVTIDRPDPRFRPGMSTTVDILTKRLDNVLKVPIQAVTVRSKDEIEGKNKKKSSRADESPKIKDEDLREVVFVIKEGKAVIKPVKLGISDDTHYAVLSGLQEGDEVITGPFRVLTKTLKNGQAVRVKKEVEKD, encoded by the coding sequence ATGAATACCAAAAAAATTTTGATCATAGTCGGCGTTGTGTTGTTAATCGCCCTGATCATTGTGGGCAACCTGCTTAAAAAAGATCGCGGCATCGAAGTGCTCAGCGAAAAGGTGACGCGCGGCACGGTTCAGCAAAAGGTCACCGGCTCGGGTCAAATCCGACCGGCTACCGAAGTTAAGGTCAGCGCGCAGGTGGCCGGTAAAATCATCCGCCTGCACGTAAAAGAAGGCGATCATGTAAAAAAAGGCCAGTTGCTGGTCGAACTGGATGAGGAAAAGTATCGGGCCAATGTAGAACGCGCCGAATCGCAACTGCTGGCGGCCAAAGCCAATGAAAAAAAAGCGCACAGCGAATTGCAGCGCACCAGGCAACTGTTTAAGCGTAAACTGGTTTCCACAGCCGATCTGGAAGCGGCCGAAGCAAATTTTGAGGCGGCCATGAGCAACCGTTTGCAAGCCGAAGCGTCCTTAAAAGAAGCGCAGGACGCGCTGGACAAGACAAAGCTTTACGCCACCATCGAGGGCGTGGTCACGCGCGTCAATAAAGAAGAAGGCGAAATGGCCCTGGGCGCTCAGTTTCAGGAAGACGTTATTCTGGTCGTTTCCGATCTTTCTGTGATGGAAGCCGTTGTGGAAATAGACGAAAACGACGTGGTAAATGTGGAGCTGGGCGATTCTGCCATTGTAGAGGTAGATGCCTTTCCGGACACAACTTTTAAGGGAATGGTTACGGAAATCGCGCACTCCGCCATCACCAAAGGAATGGGCACCACCGAACAGGTTACCAACTTTGAAGTAACCGTTACCATCGACCGGCCGGATCCCCGTTTTCGTCCCGGAATGAGCACCACGGTCGATATTTTAACCAAACGGCTGGACAATGTTTTAAAAGTGCCCATTCAGGCGGTTACGGTGCGTTCCAAAGACGAAATCGAAGGGAAAAATAAAAAGAAATCGTCCAGAGCGGACGAATCCCCCAAAATCAAAGATGAAGACTTACGCGAAGTTGTTTTTGTGATTAAAGAGGGCAAAGCCGTTATTAAGCCGGTAAAACTGGGAATCAGCGACGACACGCACTACGCGGTGCTTTCCGGCTTACAAGAAGGCGACGAAGTGATCACCGGACCGTTCCGCGTGTTAACCAAAACCCTGAAAAACGGACAGGCGGTGCGAGTAAAAAAAGAGGTTGAAAAAGACTGA
- a CDS encoding ABC transporter ATP-binding protein, with amino-acid sequence MLILIENLTKIYELGKVKVRALNNINLSIERNEYVAVMGPSGSGKSTLMNIIGCLDVPTSGRYILNGQDVHNLTDDELAHIRNKEIGFVFQTFNLLPRATALHNVELPLIYNGTPRSKRKEIAMQMLERVGLADRANHRPNELSGGQRQRVAIARALVNNPSLILADEPTGNLDSKTGEEIMQIFRELNEAGNTIILVTHEEDIARKCQRIIRLLDGEIIRDELNS; translated from the coding sequence ATGTTAATTCTCATCGAAAATTTAACAAAGATTTACGAGCTGGGAAAAGTAAAGGTTCGGGCGCTAAACAACATTAATTTAAGCATCGAACGCAACGAATACGTGGCCGTGATGGGGCCCAGCGGTTCGGGTAAATCGACTCTGATGAACATCATCGGCTGCCTGGACGTACCAACCAGCGGCCGCTACATTCTGAACGGCCAGGACGTTCACAACCTGACGGACGACGAACTGGCGCACATTCGCAACAAAGAAATTGGTTTCGTATTTCAGACCTTTAACCTGTTGCCACGGGCCACGGCGCTGCACAATGTGGAATTGCCCTTGATTTACAACGGTACGCCGCGTTCCAAACGTAAAGAAATCGCCATGCAAATGCTGGAACGTGTGGGCCTGGCCGATCGCGCCAATCATCGACCTAACGAACTTTCCGGCGGCCAGAGGCAGCGCGTGGCCATCGCCCGGGCGCTGGTTAACAACCCCTCGTTGATTTTAGCCGACGAGCCAACCGGTAACCTGGATTCTAAAACCGGCGAAGAAATCATGCAAATCTTCCGCGAACTGAACGAAGCCGGCAATACCATCATTCTGGTCACGCACGAAGAAGATATCGCCCGAAAATGCCAGCGAATCATTCGCTTGTTAGACGGTGAAATCATTAGAGACGAGTTGAATAGCTGA
- a CDS encoding thiamine diphosphokinase — protein sequence MKKIVALILNGEGLETQRLKRALEGASVIIAADGGANYCRQQNLQPHYIIGDLDSINQEWKDQFKNSKMMYIADQYSTDLEKALTLAESLQPHRLRVLNATGRRGDHTIANLLFLAQFNKKVEVEVIDNFGRLTFLEAGVHRFNLPAGQTVSFLSFGAVKNLTLSGFQYPLQKETFEDFFVGMSNVTQESPCVVSFDSGTLIMYEVERFE from the coding sequence ATGAAAAAGATTGTAGCCCTGATTTTAAATGGAGAAGGCCTGGAAACCCAACGCTTAAAACGAGCGCTGGAAGGGGCTTCGGTGATTATTGCAGCTGATGGCGGCGCCAATTACTGTCGGCAGCAAAATTTACAGCCCCATTACATTATCGGCGATCTGGATTCCATTAACCAAGAGTGGAAAGACCAGTTTAAAAATAGCAAGATGATGTACATTGCCGATCAGTACTCCACCGATCTGGAAAAGGCTTTAACCCTGGCGGAAAGCCTGCAACCGCACCGTCTGCGCGTTTTAAACGCCACCGGCCGGCGCGGCGATCACACCATTGCCAATCTGCTTTTTCTGGCGCAGTTTAATAAAAAAGTTGAAGTGGAGGTGATCGATAATTTTGGCCGTTTGACCTTTTTAGAAGCGGGCGTTCACCGCTTTAATCTACCCGCCGGCCAGACGGTTTCGTTTTTATCTTTCGGCGCCGTTAAAAACCTGACCCTTTCCGGCTTTCAATATCCCCTGCAAAAAGAAACATTTGAAGATTTTTTTGTGGGCATGAGTAACGTAACACAGGAATCGCCCTGTGTTGTTTCTTTTGATAGCGGAACGTTGATCATGTACGAGGTGGAGCGATTTGAGTAG